The region GCTGGCGGTTGGCAAGGTGTGACCATCGAGAAATTTTTATACGGCTTGCGGTATGAATATTGACAGGGGATCGACAGGTTGCATGGGGTTGACGTGGCCTGGGCGTACTGTTCGCGCACTCTATGCGCGTTGGGGCGTTCTGCCCCTCCTGTCACCGCACCTGATGCTCTATTGAATGGGCTCCTTGTCGAAATTGAATTTCGATGATCAGGGTGCCGGAACTGTTCCCGGCCCGGCTGCGCTACACCGGCGCCGCCGCCCGGCTTCTACCCCGGCGGCCTCTGCCTCGTGAGCCTTCTGTGTCTGTTGGCGCTCCCGGAGACCCGGGATCACGAGTTCGACGTCCGACGCCTCATCTCCGGTGGCCGGGGGGCGCGATATCGGTGGCCAAACGCACTAGTGGGAACCAGTCCCGAATTACCGTCGCCGAGCCGCCGGCCGAGTGCGTGGCCTAGTCTGTGCCGACGGGAGGAGCGAAGTGCGAAGTGCGAAGTATGAAGTTTGAAGTGCTCTCCGAGTCGTTCTCAGTCAAGGAGCCCCGAATGGCCACTCGCCGTTGTATACCCCGGTCCGCGCGACACGGTTTGGTAATGGTGTCTCTGGGGTTGATGACAGCCGGGGGTGCGATATCCGCCCCGGTGGCATCGGCGGTCATTCCGGCCGCCCCGGCCGGCGAACCGGCTGTCGCACTGACAGCCGCGGAGGCGATGACGTCGCTGGAGAAACAGGCGTTCGACCACGTCAACGCGCGACGGACCGCCCACGGCTGCGCCGCGCTGCTGATCGACAGAAGCCTGGAGAAGGCCGCCCACGGTTATGCGGCCGAGATGGTGCGGACCCACCACTTCTCGCACACCTCGGCGAGCGGAAAGAGCCCCACCGACCGTGCCAAGGGCGCCGGGTACACCCGGGGTGGCGTCGGCGAGAACATAGCGATGGGGTTCCGGGGTGAACCCGACGGCGTCGTCAATGATGCGAACTACGGGTGGATGAGCAGTTCCGGGCATCGCGAGAACATCCTCGACTGCGACTACACCAGGACCGGTATGGGATACGCCGCCGGGAACATCGACCCGAACTACGCCGACGGTTCCTGGGTACAGGTATTCGGCTGACGCCGACGTTGAGTACGTCATTTCAGTAGGCCCGGATTCCCGCCGCCGAGGCGAGCCACTGTGTGCCGATCAGCGCGGCCAGGGCCAGCATCGTCACCCGTGCCAGATGGTGGTTCGTCCGCGCTCCGCGCAGCTGTGTCTTCGCCATGGCCGACTCGCTCTCCGTCCGTGTCACCTCGCGCACCTTCGCGGTGCCCCGCAGCCCACTCTGCTGCCCGAACGGGCAGCGCCGCCTCGGCCGAACGGCCGGAACCCGAGGACCGAAACCGCCTCTGGACTGGCCGAACGGTGGAGGAGGCGGTTCTGGGCAGAGTCGTTGACCGGCCTGTCCCCCCGAAGCGACCCGAATTTCCCTCCAACCTGAGGACACCCCCGTTCGTCTCTGGGCGCGAGCCGTCGGCAACAGCCGCGACGGCCGAGTCCAGCTGCCGAAGTGTCAGGAGTTCAGGTGGAGTTACGCGCGAGACCAACACGTGCGGTCGTGGCGGCGGGGGTGGCCTCCACGGCCCTTCTGCTTGCCGGTGTCCCGGGCGCGGAAGCCCAGGACACGAGTGGTGTCAGTACCGTCACCACGGTCGACGCGGCCAGATCGACCAAGCCGGCCAAGGCGCAGGGTGCCGCCAAGGTGATGAAGACGGTGACCCTCGTCACCGGCGACCAGGTCATGGTCGACGGCGCCGGAAAGGTCACCGGCGTGACCCGGGCCGAGGGCCGGGAGAAGGTCCCGTTCTCCGTCCGGGTGGTCGCCGGACACACCCGGGTGGTACCCGGTGACGCCGAACTGCTGCTGGCGCAGGGCAAGTTGGACGCCCGGCTGTTCGACGTGACCCAGCTGGTGGCGGACGGCTACGACGACGCCGGCCGTGGCGACGTACCGCTGATCGTCACCTTCCGGGGGAAGAAGGCGCCCTCGATGACCCCGTTCGCCGGGGCCGGGGCGAAGGTCGGCCGGGCGTTGCCGGTGGTCAACGGCAAGGTGATGCGGCCTGCGAAGAAGCGCGGCGCCGACTTCTGGAACGCCGTGACCGGCACCGCCAAAAAGGCCGACGGAGCAGGCGGGGCAACGGAGTTCACCGCTTCCACGGCCGTCGAGAAGCTGTGGCTCGACGGCAGGCGTAAGGCCAGTCTCGACAAGAGCGTGCCGCAGATCGGCGCGCCCACCGCCTGGGCCGCCGGTTACGACGGCACCGGCGTCAAGGTCGCCGTACTGGACACCGGCATCGACACGACCCACCCGGACCTCGCGAGCCAGGTGGTCGCCGAGCAGGACTTCAGCGGTTCCTCCTCCGGCCCCACCGACAAGTTCGGCCACGGCACGCACGTGGCGTCCATCACGGCCGGTACGGGTGCCAGGGACGGGGGCAAGTACAAGGGCGTCGCCCCGGGTGCGAAGCTCCTGAACGGCAAGGTCCTGGACGACAACGGCTCCGGCATGGACTCCGGGATCATCGCGGGCATGGAGTGGGCGGTGGCGCAGGGCGCCGACGTCGTCAACCTCAGCCTCGGCGGCGAGGACATGCCCGGTATCGACCCGATGGAGGAGACGGTCAACCGGCTCTCCGCCGAGAGCGACACCCTCTTCGTCATCGCGGCCGGCAACGACGGCGAGAGCGGTGAGAGCACCGTCGGCTCGCCGGGCAGCGCGGACGCCGCGCTCACTGTCGGCTCGGTCGACAAGTCCGACGTCCTCGCCGACTCCTCCAGCCGTGGCCCGCGGGTCGGTGACGGCGGGGTCAAGCCCGACCTGACCGCGCCCGGCGTCGACATCACGGCCGCGGAGGCCGCCGGCAGCACCCTGTCGGAGTGGTACCCCTCCGGCATACCCGGGTACCTCACCCTCGACGGCACCTCCATGGCGACCCCGCATGTCGCGGGCGCCGCCGCGATCCTCGCCCAGCAGCATCCCGACTGGACCGGCGAGCGCATCAAGGCGGTCCTCACCGGCTCCGCCAAGCCGGGCTCGTACAGCTCCTTCCAGCAGGGCACCGGCCGTACCGACGTGGCCCGGGCGCTGGACCAGAGCGTGATCACCGAGCAGCAGCCGCTCGACTTCGGTCTCCAGCAGTGGCCGCACGGCGACGACACCCCGGCGACCAAGCAGGTGACGTACCGCAACCTCGGTACGGAGCCGGTCACCCTGGACCTGTCCGTCGACGCCCTCGGGGTGGACGGCAAGCCCGCCGCCGAAGGCATGTTCGCCGTGTCACCGCAGCGGATCACCGTCCCGGCGGGCGGCGAGGCGAACGCCTCCGTCACCGCCGACACCCGCGCGGGCAGCACCGACGGCTCCTTCGGCGGCTCGGTGGCCGCCGTCTCGGCCGACGGCAAGGTGCGGGTGCGTACCGCTGTGGGCGTGGAGCGCGAGGTGGAGTCGTACAGCCTCACCCTCAAGCACCTCGACGAGAACGGTGCGCCGACCGGCGACGCCGCCACCTCCGTCGCGGACTACGACGGCGACTTCTACGCGTCCTACGCCGACGAGCAGGACGGCGAACTCACGGTGCGGCTGCCCAAGGGCGACTACACCCTCAGCGGAGTGATCCACCCGTCCTTGGACTCCGCCACCCACGCCGTCCTGGTGCAGCCGAAGCTGACCCTCGACAAGGACACCACCTTCATGGTCGACGCCCGGCAGGCTCGGCCGGTGGACATCACCGTGCCCGACGCGGCGGCCAAGAACACCGAAGCCACCGCCCACTTCAGCTACGACCGGGGTGAGGGCCTGCGCCCGGGCAACATGGAGTTCCTCCTGCCGACCTTCGAGGGCACGGGATTC is a window of Streptomyces sp. B21-083 DNA encoding:
- a CDS encoding CAP domain-containing protein; its protein translation is MVSLGLMTAGGAISAPVASAVIPAAPAGEPAVALTAAEAMTSLEKQAFDHVNARRTAHGCAALLIDRSLEKAAHGYAAEMVRTHHFSHTSASGKSPTDRAKGAGYTRGGVGENIAMGFRGEPDGVVNDANYGWMSSSGHRENILDCDYTRTGMGYAAGNIDPNYADGSWVQVFG
- a CDS encoding S8 family peptidase, which encodes MELRARPTRAVVAAGVASTALLLAGVPGAEAQDTSGVSTVTTVDAARSTKPAKAQGAAKVMKTVTLVTGDQVMVDGAGKVTGVTRAEGREKVPFSVRVVAGHTRVVPGDAELLLAQGKLDARLFDVTQLVADGYDDAGRGDVPLIVTFRGKKAPSMTPFAGAGAKVGRALPVVNGKVMRPAKKRGADFWNAVTGTAKKADGAGGATEFTASTAVEKLWLDGRRKASLDKSVPQIGAPTAWAAGYDGTGVKVAVLDTGIDTTHPDLASQVVAEQDFSGSSSGPTDKFGHGTHVASITAGTGARDGGKYKGVAPGAKLLNGKVLDDNGSGMDSGIIAGMEWAVAQGADVVNLSLGGEDMPGIDPMEETVNRLSAESDTLFVIAAGNDGESGESTVGSPGSADAALTVGSVDKSDVLADSSSRGPRVGDGGVKPDLTAPGVDITAAEAAGSTLSEWYPSGIPGYLTLDGTSMATPHVAGAAAILAQQHPDWTGERIKAVLTGSAKPGSYSSFQQGTGRTDVARALDQSVITEQQPLDFGLQQWPHGDDTPATKQVTYRNLGTEPVTLDLSVDALGVDGKPAAEGMFAVSPQRITVPAGGEANASVTADTRAGSTDGSFGGSVAAVSADGKVRVRTAVGVEREVESYSLTLKHLDENGAPTGDAATSVADYDGDFYASYADEQDGELTVRLPKGDYTLSGVIHPSLDSATHAVLVQPKLTLDKDTTFMVDARQARPVDITVPDAAAKNTEATAHFSYDRGEGLRPGNMEFLLPTFEGTGFGQLGPDFSADQASTVFAGDWTRTDDQGRPVTYHLAWNRAGKLDGFAATVKRSQLAKVDFQAGVPVAGRRVQVEVSPHTADGELVFGANDLRGELPLRTTDYVLDNDVKWSFRMWQMVGEGHESRSETFLMRMERTWQAGHSYTERFNVGVFGPVLPAAGDLGPERGLPGIVRYGNVIRAFLPQFGDGSGHWGLSDYTSVTSSLQADGKEIPDDYGISPIDLTEYTVPAKDSAYRLTVDASRDPAAYPVSTRVRSEWTFRSATAPEDESTTLPLSVVRFSPDLSLSSTAKAGKRFAVPFTVEGAAAGQRPAELAFEVSYDDGATWQHAKAVGGTHLALTHPATAGSVSLRAKLTDRAGNTLVQTIERAYLTTK